A genomic window from Synechococcus sp. CBW1107 includes:
- the mscL gene encoding large conductance mechanosensitive channel protein MscL, which produces MASRRPGLLADFKAFINKGNVVDLAVAVVIGGAFGKMVDAVVSLVMTSLLEPALKAAQVESIQAWPAGAVLVALFNFLVIALVVFLIVRAIEATKRKEEAVAPPNTQAQLASAVTRLAEALDRKGL; this is translated from the coding sequence ATGGCCTCACGCCGCCCCGGCCTTCTCGCGGATTTCAAGGCCTTCATCAACAAGGGCAACGTGGTGGACCTGGCGGTGGCCGTGGTGATCGGCGGTGCCTTCGGCAAGATGGTGGATGCGGTGGTGAGCCTGGTGATGACCAGCCTGCTGGAGCCTGCGCTCAAGGCCGCCCAGGTGGAGTCGATCCAGGCCTGGCCCGCCGGGGCGGTGCTCGTGGCCCTGTTCAACTTCCTGGTGATCGCCTTGGTGGTGTTCCTGATCGTGCGGGCGATCGAGGCCACCAAGCGCAAGGAGGAGGCGGTGGCGCCCCCCAACACCCAGGCGCAGCTGGCCTCGGCGGTGACGCGGCTGGCCGAGGCGCTGGATCGCAAGGGGCTCTAA
- a CDS encoding DUF5996 family protein: protein MNAPQRSTSQDWPDIPYTEWEATTTTLQLWMQIIGKIRLVQTPWTNHSWHAPLYLSTRGLTTSPIPHGGRLFELIFDFIDHQLVIQTSLGEKRQVALEPRSVADFYRAVMAELHALGLDVAIRTTPCEIVDPIPFERDTLHHHYDADAACRFWRALLQADRVFKEFRSRFLGKCSPVHFFWGSFDLAVTRFSGQLAPVHPGGIPNLPDWVTREAYSHQVISAGFWPGGGGAQAASFYSYAYPTPPGFSESAITPAEASWTATLGEFLLPYEAVRAAPSPDEVLLSFLQSTYEAAAQGLNWDRDQLQRQPISAWRDGNGSRC, encoded by the coding sequence ATGAATGCCCCACAACGCTCGACAAGCCAGGACTGGCCCGACATTCCCTATACCGAGTGGGAAGCAACGACCACAACCCTGCAGCTCTGGATGCAGATCATCGGCAAGATCCGCCTGGTTCAAACACCATGGACCAACCATTCCTGGCACGCACCGCTCTACCTGAGTACCCGTGGCCTCACCACCTCACCCATTCCCCATGGCGGTCGCCTGTTCGAGCTGATCTTCGACTTCATTGATCACCAGCTGGTGATTCAGACCAGTCTGGGGGAGAAGCGTCAGGTCGCCCTGGAGCCCCGCAGTGTGGCTGATTTCTATCGAGCGGTGATGGCTGAGCTGCACGCCCTGGGGCTTGATGTCGCGATCAGGACCACACCCTGCGAGATCGTGGACCCGATTCCGTTCGAGCGCGACACGCTTCATCACCACTACGACGCGGATGCCGCCTGCCGATTCTGGAGAGCCCTGCTGCAGGCCGACCGTGTCTTCAAGGAGTTCCGATCAAGGTTTCTGGGCAAGTGCAGCCCGGTTCATTTTTTCTGGGGAAGTTTCGATCTGGCGGTGACCCGCTTCTCTGGCCAGCTGGCGCCGGTGCACCCAGGTGGCATTCCCAACCTCCCGGACTGGGTGACCCGTGAGGCCTACTCCCATCAGGTGATCAGTGCCGGATTCTGGCCAGGGGGCGGCGGTGCGCAGGCAGCAAGCTTCTACTCGTATGCCTATCCAACCCCACCAGGATTCAGCGAGAGCGCCATCACCCCGGCTGAGGCCAGCTGGACTGCCACGCTCGGCGAATTTCTCCTCCCCTACGAGGCCGTTCGAGCAGCCCCATCACCCGATGAGGTGCTGCTGAGCTTCCTGCAGAGCACCTACGAGGCTGCCGCCCAAGGCCTGAACTGGGACCGTGACCAGCTGCAGAGGCAACCGATCTCCGCTTGGAGGGATGGAAACGGATCCCGGTGCTGA
- a CDS encoding TVP38/TMEM64 family protein, which translates to MLPALRSPAGAVAFVPLYALWVTLLLPGVWASMLAGALYGTVLASVIVFVGASLGAMAAFLLGRHWWRGWTRRRLQAFPRLMAIERAVSREGLKLVLLTRLSPAFPFSLLNLAYGLSEVSLRDYVIGLIAILPGTVLFCALGELAGDVAHFGDVLNGEADAGTWALRILGLVATAGSIWVAGRAARRALERQDPG; encoded by the coding sequence GTGCTGCCGGCCCTGCGCTCCCCCGCCGGGGCGGTGGCCTTCGTGCCGCTCTATGCCCTCTGGGTGACGTTGCTGCTGCCGGGCGTGTGGGCCTCGATGCTGGCCGGGGCGCTCTATGGCACCGTCCTGGCCAGCGTGATCGTGTTCGTGGGGGCGTCCCTCGGGGCGATGGCCGCCTTTCTGCTGGGTCGCCACTGGTGGCGCGGCTGGACCCGCCGCCGGCTGCAGGCGTTCCCGAGGCTGATGGCGATCGAGCGGGCCGTGAGCCGGGAGGGCCTGAAGCTGGTGCTGCTCACGCGTCTCTCGCCGGCTTTTCCCTTCAGCCTGCTCAACCTGGCCTATGGCCTCAGCGAGGTGAGCCTGCGCGACTACGTGATCGGGCTGATCGCGATCCTGCCGGGCACGGTGCTGTTCTGTGCTCTCGGAGAGCTGGCCGGTGACGTGGCCCACTTCGGGGACGTGCTCAACGGCGAGGCCGACGCCGGCACCTGGGCGCTGCGGATCCTGGGGCTGGTTGCCACCGCGGGCTCGATCTGGGTGGCGGGCCGGGCGGCCCGGCGGGCGCTGGAGCGGCAGGACCCGGGCTGA
- the ligA gene encoding NAD-dependent DNA ligase LigA, translating to MPGKDAERNRADELRRLLNRAAHAYYVLDAPEMEDAVYDRLYRELEQLERLHPELITPDSPTQRVGGAPADGFQAVRHRIGLFSLENAFSIEELEAWYARLLRVLDRSAPPGDAPPALPMVGELKIDGNALALSYAHGLLVRAATRGDGESGEEITANVRTIQSVPLRLLLEDPPEWVEVRGEALIPDGTFAAINAERAGRGEPLFANPRNACAGTLRQLDPQVVAARRLDFFAYTLHLPDDWRPAAGGADPGRPRSQWESLRWLAAAGFRVNPNAALCPDLTAVEAFFAAWEHKRRDLPYATDGVVVKLDDLRLQADAGFTQKAPRWAIALKYAAEEAPSRLLRLVAQVGRTGVVTPVAEFEPVPLAGTTVSRATLHNADRLAELDLRAGDTIVVRKAGEIIPEVVRVLSELRPPGAAPLQLPASCPECGSPLVREDGEAATRCVNSSCPAILRGALRHWVSKAALDVDGVGAKLIEQLVDRGLVRSIADLYRLDAALLASLERMGETSAQKLVAALEASRSQPWHRQLYGLGIHHVGAVNAKALARAFPSADALGAAAAERPEAITAVFGIGGEIAESLRQWFATPANLALLAELQALGIPLAAAEREPGGGADGSAAGGETRLSGQTFVLTGTLPSLSRSQAQALIEAAGGKVSGSVSRKTSYVVAGSDAGGKLTKAEALGVAVIDEEGLRMLLEGVSSSCPPESD from the coding sequence ATGCCTGGCAAGGACGCGGAGCGGAACCGGGCAGACGAGCTCCGCCGGCTGCTCAACCGCGCCGCCCACGCCTACTACGTGCTCGACGCCCCCGAGATGGAGGACGCGGTCTACGACCGTCTCTACCGGGAGCTGGAGCAGCTCGAGCGGCTCCACCCGGAGCTGATCACCCCCGACAGTCCCACCCAGCGGGTGGGCGGTGCGCCGGCGGATGGGTTCCAGGCGGTGCGGCACCGCATCGGTCTGTTCAGCCTCGAGAACGCCTTCTCGATCGAGGAGCTGGAGGCGTGGTACGCCCGGTTGCTCAGGGTGCTCGACCGCAGCGCCCCGCCCGGGGACGCCCCGCCGGCCCTGCCGATGGTGGGGGAGCTCAAGATCGACGGGAACGCCCTGGCCCTCAGCTACGCGCACGGCCTGCTGGTGCGGGCCGCCACCCGGGGCGACGGGGAATCCGGCGAGGAGATCACCGCCAACGTGCGCACGATCCAGAGCGTGCCGCTGCGCCTGCTGCTGGAGGATCCACCGGAGTGGGTGGAGGTGCGCGGCGAGGCCCTGATCCCCGATGGCACCTTCGCGGCGATCAACGCGGAGCGCGCCGGCCGGGGCGAGCCCCTGTTCGCCAACCCCCGCAACGCCTGCGCCGGCACCCTGCGGCAGCTCGATCCCCAGGTGGTGGCGGCGCGGCGCCTCGATTTCTTCGCCTACACCCTGCACCTGCCGGACGACTGGCGGCCCGCTGCGGGCGGCGCCGATCCCGGGCGACCGCGCAGCCAGTGGGAGAGCCTGCGCTGGCTGGCGGCCGCCGGCTTCCGGGTCAACCCGAATGCGGCCCTCTGCCCCGATCTGACCGCCGTGGAGGCCTTCTTCGCCGCCTGGGAGCACAAGCGGCGTGACCTCCCCTATGCCACCGATGGCGTGGTGGTGAAGCTCGACGACCTGCGTCTGCAGGCCGACGCCGGCTTCACCCAGAAGGCTCCGCGCTGGGCGATCGCCCTCAAGTACGCCGCCGAGGAGGCCCCCAGCCGGCTGCTGCGCCTGGTGGCCCAGGTGGGCCGCACCGGGGTGGTCACCCCGGTGGCCGAGTTCGAGCCTGTGCCCCTGGCCGGCACCACGGTGAGCCGGGCCACCCTCCACAACGCCGACCGCCTGGCCGAGCTGGATCTCCGCGCCGGCGACACGATCGTGGTGCGCAAGGCCGGCGAGATCATCCCCGAGGTGGTGCGGGTGCTGAGCGAACTGCGGCCACCGGGAGCCGCGCCGCTGCAGCTGCCCGCCAGCTGTCCGGAGTGCGGCTCTCCGCTCGTGCGCGAGGACGGTGAGGCCGCCACCCGCTGCGTGAACAGCAGCTGCCCGGCGATCCTGCGCGGCGCCCTGCGCCACTGGGTCAGCAAGGCGGCCCTGGATGTGGATGGTGTGGGGGCCAAGCTGATCGAGCAGCTGGTCGACCGGGGGCTGGTGCGCTCGATCGCGGATCTCTACCGCCTCGACGCCGCCCTGCTCGCCAGCCTGGAACGGATGGGGGAGACCTCGGCGCAGAAGCTGGTGGCCGCCCTCGAAGCCTCCAGGAGCCAGCCGTGGCACCGGCAGCTCTATGGCCTGGGTATCCACCACGTGGGGGCTGTGAACGCCAAGGCCCTGGCGCGGGCGTTCCCTTCCGCCGACGCCCTGGGCGCGGCCGCGGCGGAGCGGCCGGAGGCGATCACGGCGGTGTTCGGCATCGGTGGGGAAATCGCCGAATCCCTGCGCCAGTGGTTCGCCACCCCGGCCAACCTCGCCCTGCTGGCGGAGCTGCAGGCGCTGGGGATTCCCCTGGCGGCCGCAGAACGTGAACCCGGTGGCGGAGCGGATGGTTCCGCCGCGGGTGGGGAGACACGTCTGAGCGGGCAGACCTTCGTGCTCACCGGCACCCTGCCCAGCCTCAGCCGCAGCCAGGCCCAGGCCCTGATCGAAGCGGCCGGGGGCAAGGTGAGCGGCTCGGTGAGCCGGAAGACCAGCTACGTGGTGGCCGGCAGCGATGCCGGCGGCAAGCTGACCAAGGCCGAGGCCCTCGGGGTGGCCGTGATCGACGAGGAGGGCCTGCGGATGCTGCTGGAGGGGGTCAGCTCCAGCTGTCCTCCTGAATCAGATTGA
- a CDS encoding cytochrome b/b6 domain-containing protein, which produces MAPPSAPIRHAPWWTRAFHAFNLLVLLVMAGSGLQIYNANPVFGGRGGATVPELFTLGGWLAGGRDWHFGFMGLYALNLGLWMALLLARRRRRLAEAGDLNTLRVSAHGARRRLASHRLVYTLMLILLGFSLITGLAMYKPAQFWWLSGLFAFGETFSATAWQTLRVCHFATIPAIVLLVIAHVLLSWRIGGLRLLRSMLT; this is translated from the coding sequence ATGGCCCCGCCGTCAGCCCCCATCCGCCACGCCCCCTGGTGGACCCGGGCCTTCCATGCCTTCAACCTGCTGGTGCTGCTGGTGATGGCCGGCAGCGGCCTGCAGATCTACAACGCCAATCCGGTCTTCGGCGGCCGGGGGGGCGCCACCGTGCCGGAGCTGTTCACGCTTGGTGGCTGGCTGGCCGGCGGCCGCGACTGGCACTTCGGCTTCATGGGGCTCTATGCCCTCAACCTCGGTCTCTGGATGGCCCTGCTGCTGGCTCGGCGACGCCGGCGGCTGGCGGAGGCCGGTGATCTGAACACCCTCAGGGTCAGCGCCCACGGGGCCAGGCGCCGGCTGGCCAGTCACCGGCTGGTGTACACGCTGATGCTGATCCTGCTGGGCTTCAGCCTGATCACCGGCCTGGCGATGTACAAACCCGCCCAGTTCTGGTGGCTCTCGGGCCTGTTCGCCTTCGGGGAGACCTTCAGTGCCACCGCCTGGCAGACCCTGCGGGTGTGCCACTTCGCCACGATCCCGGCCATCGTCCTGCTGGTGATCGCCCACGTGCTGCTGTCGTGGCGGATCGGGGGCCTGCGGCTGCTCCGTTCGATGCTGACCTGA
- a CDS encoding SprT family zinc-dependent metalloprotease, whose protein sequence is MPLEPLLPLFHRLDREHFSGALAPGGRPLLDLRWSDGRMSRTAGLYRRGRRRDGSALCEIVLSRPVLAHLPISATLGTLCHEMIHAWIDRVLQVREVHGPHFRAAMARINGTQGEFAVSLRHHYPLPLESAPWIARCPCCGVSAAYRRRVRGLACRLCCERLHGGRWDASCALVFEARAA, encoded by the coding sequence ATGCCTCTGGAGCCCCTGCTGCCCCTGTTCCATCGCCTCGACCGGGAGCACTTCAGCGGAGCTCTGGCTCCGGGCGGCCGGCCCCTGCTGGATCTGCGCTGGAGCGATGGACGGATGAGCCGCACTGCCGGTCTCTACCGCCGCGGCCGTCGGCGTGACGGCTCGGCCCTCTGCGAGATCGTGCTCTCGCGGCCAGTCCTGGCCCATCTGCCCATCAGCGCCACCCTGGGCACCCTCTGCCACGAGATGATCCACGCCTGGATCGACCGGGTGCTGCAGGTCAGGGAGGTGCACGGCCCCCACTTCCGTGCCGCCATGGCCCGGATCAATGGCACCCAGGGGGAGTTCGCGGTGAGTCTGCGGCACCACTACCCGCTGCCGCTGGAGTCGGCTCCCTGGATCGCCCGCTGCCCCTGCTGCGGGGTCAGCGCGGCCTACCGTCGCCGGGTGCGGGGGCTGGCCTGCCGGCTCTGCTGTGAGCGGCTGCATGGCGGACGCTGGGATGCCAGCTGTGCCCTGGTGTTCGAAGCCCGTGCGGCCTAG
- a CDS encoding molybdopterin-dependent oxidoreductase — protein sequence MPPSPPMNRRRLLGLGVAGGSSLVLGGCALNGFSEAVGGATQPLNERLEALLQGRGPVPQFRPDQVDPEALLINSFNGTPRLDPLHYRLRVEGLVSRPLRLDLAALGALPQHRVIMRHVCVEGWSAIVAWSGVRLADVLTLAGLSPLGGYVEIESADQYFETWDLASALHPQTLLATAMNGAPLPVAHGAPLRLATPIKLGYKLSKWVTGLRVVATLGVRRGTWEDQGYEWFAGL from the coding sequence ATGCCCCCTTCTCCTCCCATGAACCGCCGCCGGCTGCTGGGTCTTGGCGTGGCCGGGGGCTCCAGCCTGGTGCTGGGCGGCTGCGCCCTCAACGGCTTCAGCGAAGCGGTGGGCGGGGCCACCCAGCCCCTGAACGAACGCCTGGAGGCCCTGCTGCAGGGCCGTGGCCCGGTCCCGCAGTTCCGTCCCGATCAGGTGGATCCGGAGGCCCTGCTGATCAACAGCTTCAACGGCACCCCCCGCCTCGATCCCCTCCACTACCGCCTGCGGGTGGAGGGTCTGGTGAGCCGGCCCCTCCGGCTTGATCTGGCTGCCCTCGGGGCCCTGCCGCAGCACAGGGTGATCATGCGCCATGTCTGTGTGGAGGGCTGGTCGGCGATCGTGGCCTGGTCGGGCGTGCGTCTGGCTGATGTGCTCACCCTGGCGGGCCTCTCGCCCCTGGGCGGTTACGTGGAGATCGAGTCGGCCGATCAGTACTTCGAAACCTGGGACCTGGCCTCGGCCCTCCATCCCCAGACCCTGCTGGCCACGGCCATGAACGGGGCCCCGCTGCCGGTGGCCCATGGAGCGCCCCTGCGCCTCGCCACGCCGATCAAGCTGGGCTACAAGCTCAGCAAGTGGGTCACGGGTCTGCGGGTGGTCGCGACTCTGGGGGTGCGCCGGGGCACCTGGGAAGACCAGGGCTACGAATGGTTCGCCGGTCTCTGA
- a CDS encoding DUF1643 domain-containing protein has translation MESSAVLSPCGRYRYALWRRWDETRGVVMIIGLNPSTADGARDDPTVRRCLTYARDWGYGGLCLTNLFALRATHPAVLKTAADPIGPENDRHLRTAARLADLRVAAWGVSGAHLGRATAVLSWLSGLHCLRLSRDGHPMHPLYLPRGLRPEPWPASFCC, from the coding sequence ATGGAGAGCAGCGCCGTTCTCAGCCCCTGCGGCCGCTACCGCTACGCGCTCTGGCGGCGCTGGGACGAAACCCGGGGTGTGGTGATGATCATCGGTCTGAATCCGAGCACGGCCGATGGGGCCCGCGACGATCCCACCGTGCGGCGTTGCCTCACCTACGCCAGGGACTGGGGCTATGGCGGCCTCTGCCTGACCAACCTGTTCGCTCTTCGCGCCACCCATCCCGCGGTCCTGAAAACGGCCGCGGATCCCATCGGCCCCGAGAACGACCGGCACCTGCGGACCGCGGCCCGGCTGGCCGACCTGCGGGTCGCCGCCTGGGGCGTGAGCGGAGCCCACCTCGGGCGCGCCACCGCGGTGCTCTCCTGGCTGTCCGGCCTGCACTGCCTGCGCCTGAGCCGCGATGGCCACCCCATGCATCCGCTCTACCTGCCCCGCGGCCTGCGGCCGGAGCCCTGGCCGGCGTCGTTTTGTTGCTGA
- a CDS encoding DUF1269 domain-containing protein produces MSNLIVVGFPKVEEAEAVRKELVSIQQEHLISLEDAVVVERDADGQVHLRQAINLTAAGALGGGFWGSLVGLLFLNPLLGAAVGAGMGAASGALSDLGINDGFLREVGETLPKASAALCLLVRDATPDRVVERLRSFAPHAKLLRTSLSHTDEAQLSELLEKTRKQAEALRLG; encoded by the coding sequence ATGAGCAACCTGATCGTGGTGGGTTTTCCCAAGGTTGAAGAGGCTGAAGCCGTGCGCAAGGAGCTGGTCTCCATCCAGCAGGAGCATCTGATCTCCCTGGAAGACGCCGTGGTGGTGGAGCGCGATGCCGATGGCCAGGTGCACCTGCGCCAGGCCATCAACCTCACCGCCGCCGGCGCCCTGGGAGGCGGTTTCTGGGGGTCGCTGGTGGGGCTGCTGTTCCTCAATCCCCTGCTCGGTGCCGCCGTCGGAGCCGGCATGGGGGCTGCTTCCGGGGCGCTCAGTGATCTGGGCATCAACGACGGCTTCCTGAGGGAGGTGGGTGAAACCCTGCCCAAGGCCAGCGCGGCCCTCTGCCTGCTGGTGCGCGACGCCACACCCGATCGCGTGGTGGAGCGGCTGCGCAGCTTCGCGCCCCATGCCAAGTTGCTGCGCACCAGCCTGAGCCACACCGATGAGGCCCAGCTCAGCGAGTTGCTGGAGAAAACCCGCAAACAGGCGGAAGCCCTGCGCCTGGGCTGA
- a CDS encoding DUF839 domain-containing protein has translation MVASSTVVSALFPQFDEVVPGGAGLPVWARPLAQRIAERFHTPAPGSEPEAPGDPELANLNLTPEGEDPGEEQFQTEISDYVSFGDSLFILSSGGGSTLQVTDATDPSNPELVERVTLEVDGEPYTSQSVATHENLVAVALSPADYNTTPAPGVVRFYEMQPDGSLTFLHDEPVGYLPDSIAFTDDGSQLVIANEGQPNWGEEGPANEDGPTYPDAYTVDPEGSIGIIDLSTELNPQITALIAGLLPDPLSAAAADLLGPLTDRLLESRFAEELDTRVPLLLQPSYAYTDLGFEDVEIPPDVRISGPAGTTAAQDIEPEYVTIEGDVAYVTLQENNGIAVVDLTTRTIEGVYGLGTLDYSGIAVDLTDRPSGTFQPLLGQDYEGLRMPDGVDAFDTGGGSYLITANEGDSRVYADNDNAVYVDEERNPRVKTIVDDVGVSDTTTNTTFGSRSVSIFDTTSGELVWDSGNSLQTIAVASGTYSDSRSDDKGVEPESVVVAEIDGRSYAIVGMERGTASSLAVFDVTDPANTVYVTHTVLEESISPEGLLLVPAEDSPTGSTLLVVSNEVSNTLDFIDLEALIETPGPGSAGSYEPTMLQDVEGGPELDITSLITTGEFTNGTEPGSNVYSPTGIFDGMGAYDNGDGTYTLLVNSEFSAGLGYPYLLNGEAVTGARINKLIIDKDIDDDPSNGYQSEVISAGLAYDTVVGGDTNGFDRFCSANLVEADSFGEGIGFEDRIYLVGEETSANGGGAMYALDEANGTLYEVEGVGKGAWESATLVDTGSPDTVGMLLFDDGSAAPTAGSPLYLWVGTKEPDSDDFLRRNGLDSDQGALYVWTASSVENTPAGLNGVDLGTPVSGGWQLVGTGEEVASGDYRPEPATGEPPLAPPTAQEQRDYSLDTLGAMQFLRIEDGDVNPADGSLVAFNTTGGAYSGQTDNGDYYGNVYTMDFSAAFAPDGQLAPTGTTTLRVVVDADRLGDDAITGVRNPDNIAWSGDGYLYVQEDKSTLNGTDPGQFGPEEASIWQVDPVTGETGRWAQIDRSSVPSEYGQTDSSPDVVGTWESSGIIDVSSIYGEDPGSVFLSTVQAHSLTDGNLEGGTYLVEGGQINLIQEDSWS, from the coding sequence ATGGTCGCCTCCTCCACCGTGGTCTCCGCTCTCTTTCCCCAGTTCGATGAGGTGGTCCCGGGGGGAGCCGGCCTGCCTGTGTGGGCCAGACCGCTGGCGCAGCGCATCGCCGAACGGTTCCACACACCGGCTCCCGGCAGCGAGCCGGAGGCTCCTGGCGACCCGGAGCTGGCCAACCTGAATCTCACGCCGGAGGGCGAGGATCCCGGCGAGGAGCAGTTCCAGACGGAGATCTCCGACTACGTGAGCTTCGGAGACAGCCTGTTCATCCTCTCCAGCGGGGGGGGCTCCACCCTGCAGGTCACTGATGCCACCGATCCCTCCAACCCCGAGCTGGTCGAGCGGGTCACCCTCGAGGTCGATGGGGAGCCCTACACCTCCCAGTCGGTGGCCACCCACGAGAACCTGGTTGCTGTTGCCCTCTCACCGGCCGACTACAACACCACCCCGGCGCCAGGCGTGGTGCGGTTCTACGAGATGCAGCCCGATGGCAGCCTGACCTTCCTGCACGACGAACCCGTCGGCTATCTGCCCGACAGCATCGCCTTCACCGACGACGGCTCCCAGCTGGTGATCGCCAACGAGGGCCAGCCCAACTGGGGAGAGGAGGGGCCTGCCAACGAGGACGGCCCCACCTATCCAGACGCCTACACGGTGGATCCCGAGGGCTCGATCGGCATCATCGACCTCTCCACCGAACTCAACCCGCAGATCACCGCTCTGATCGCCGGTCTTCTTCCCGACCCGCTCAGCGCGGCCGCCGCCGATCTGCTCGGGCCGCTCACCGACCGGCTGCTGGAGTCGCGATTCGCCGAGGAACTCGACACCAGAGTCCCCCTGCTGCTGCAGCCCTCCTACGCCTACACCGACCTGGGCTTCGAGGATGTGGAGATCCCCCCCGACGTCCGCATCAGCGGACCCGCCGGCACGACCGCGGCCCAGGACATCGAGCCCGAGTACGTGACCATCGAGGGGGACGTGGCCTACGTGACCCTGCAGGAGAACAACGGCATCGCCGTGGTCGATCTGACCACCAGAACCATCGAAGGGGTCTACGGACTCGGCACCCTCGACTACTCCGGGATCGCCGTGGACCTCACCGATCGGCCCAGCGGCACCTTCCAGCCCCTGCTGGGTCAGGACTACGAAGGCCTGCGCATGCCCGACGGGGTCGATGCGTTCGACACCGGCGGCGGCAGCTATCTCATCACCGCCAATGAAGGCGACTCCCGCGTCTATGCCGACAACGACAACGCGGTGTACGTGGATGAGGAGCGCAATCCTCGGGTGAAGACCATCGTCGACGACGTGGGAGTGAGCGACACCACGACGAACACGACCTTCGGCAGCCGCAGCGTCAGCATCTTCGACACGACTTCGGGCGAGCTCGTCTGGGACAGCGGCAACAGCCTCCAGACCATCGCCGTGGCCTCGGGCACTTACAGCGATTCCCGCAGCGACGACAAGGGGGTGGAGCCCGAATCGGTGGTGGTGGCCGAGATCGACGGCCGCTCCTACGCCATCGTCGGCATGGAACGCGGTACCGCCAGCAGCCTGGCCGTGTTCGATGTGACCGACCCCGCCAACACCGTCTACGTCACCCACACGGTGCTGGAGGAGAGCATCTCTCCGGAGGGCCTGCTGCTGGTGCCGGCCGAGGACAGCCCCACCGGCAGCACCCTGCTGGTGGTCTCGAACGAAGTCAGCAACACCCTGGATTTCATCGACCTCGAGGCCCTGATCGAGACCCCGGGCCCCGGCAGCGCCGGAAGCTACGAGCCCACGATGCTCCAGGACGTGGAGGGTGGCCCCGAGCTGGACATCACCAGCCTGATCACCACCGGCGAATTCACCAACGGCACGGAGCCCGGCAGCAACGTCTATTCCCCCACGGGCATCTTTGACGGCATGGGGGCCTACGACAACGGTGACGGCACCTACACCCTGCTGGTGAACAGCGAGTTCAGCGCCGGCCTGGGCTACCCCTACCTGCTGAACGGTGAGGCGGTGACGGGGGCCAGGATCAACAAGCTGATCATCGACAAGGACATCGATGATGACCCGAGCAACGGCTATCAGTCTGAGGTGATCTCCGCCGGCCTGGCCTACGACACGGTCGTGGGCGGTGACACCAACGGTTTCGATCGCTTCTGTTCGGCCAACCTGGTGGAGGCCGACAGCTTCGGCGAAGGCATCGGTTTCGAGGACCGCATCTATCTGGTCGGTGAGGAGACCTCGGCCAACGGTGGCGGCGCCATGTATGCCCTCGATGAGGCCAACGGGACCCTGTATGAAGTGGAAGGGGTGGGCAAGGGAGCCTGGGAGTCGGCCACGCTGGTCGATACCGGCAGCCCCGACACCGTGGGCATGCTGCTGTTCGATGACGGCTCCGCCGCTCCGACCGCCGGCTCCCCGCTCTATCTCTGGGTCGGCACCAAGGAGCCGGACAGCGACGACTTCCTGCGGCGGAATGGCCTGGATTCCGATCAGGGGGCCCTCTATGTCTGGACGGCCTCGTCGGTCGAGAACACGCCGGCGGGACTGAACGGGGTCGATCTCGGCACTCCCGTCTCCGGCGGCTGGCAGCTGGTCGGCACTGGTGAGGAGGTGGCCTCCGGCGACTACCGGCCGGAGCCGGCGACGGGCGAGCCTCCCCTGGCACCTCCCACCGCCCAGGAGCAGCGCGACTACTCCCTCGACACCCTGGGAGCCATGCAGTTCCTGAGAATCGAGGACGGTGATGTGAACCCCGCGGATGGCTCCCTGGTGGCCTTCAACACCACCGGCGGCGCCTACTCCGGTCAGACGGACAACGGCGACTATTACGGCAACGTCTACACGATGGATTTCAGCGCCGCCTTCGCTCCAGACGGTCAGCTCGCCCCCACCGGGACCACGACCCTCCGGGTCGTGGTTGATGCCGATCGGCTGGGGGATGACGCCATCACGGGAGTCCGCAACCCCGACAACATCGCCTGGAGCGGCGATGGCTACCTGTACGTTCAGGAAGACAAGTCGACGCTCAACGGCACCGATCCCGGACAGTTCGGCCCCGAGGAAGCCTCCATCTGGCAGGTGGACCCGGTCACCGGGGAGACCGGGCGCTGGGCCCAGATCGATCGCAGTTCCGTGCCCTCCGAGTACGGCCAGACCGATTCCAGTCCGGACGTGGTCGGCACCTGGGAGTCGTCCGGCATCATCGATGTGTCCTCCATCTACGGGGAGGATCCGGGCAGTGTCTTCCTCTCCACCGTGCAGGCCCACAGCCTGACCGATGGCAACCTGGAGGGTGGCACCTACCTGGTGGAAGGCGGCCAGATCAATCTGATTCAGGAGGACAGCTGGAGCTGA